ctttttcatttttttcttttttttttctatttttctattagttctttaatttaattctcgattccgaaatttttttttctccgattttatttgacaattaggtcaagagtcagctctcggggtcaattgaccaaattgcccctcgccggttcatcccggtttacaaacaatccaatatttcttccggctccctgacctaattatttgactggcttaacagttctttttcgtgattttctcttttccactatgtttataatggtcctaaggaccgcagcgtcacattttacggttcgaaatttgagtttaaaacgatttcgcagtcgttcccgatgaggtcacccatcgctgtgactctaggctcgtttaacttcttatgttctgtttttcttatttatacttaactaattggacattactaattatttgtgtttatggtttctctggtTGTCTTAAgtttggttctaatctccttaattgtccggaccgacaccggtcaccggaacagtgaaatataccaggctatacaaataggggtgttacaactactGGATTATTGCTCAGTAAAAATATGTGCAGGATTTGCTCACAAAGGCTCAGATGTGCATCTCTTTATGAAATTATTGTGGGATGCTACCTACTCTGTCAATAGAGTTTTACAATTTATGCATGCTCCCACAGAGGAACATTGGATTGCAGTTACGAGAATATTGTGTTATCTTCAACACACGAAGAATTATGTTTTACATTTGACAAGGTCTTCCTCTCACCAACTTTACACCTATAGCAACACCGATTGGGTTAGTGATACCAATGATCTTAAGTCAACAACTGGGTATGCAACTTTTCTTAGATTGAATTTAATCTCTTAGCACTCCAAAAGTAGTGTACAATTGTCAAATCTTTCACAAAAGCCGAGTATCGAGCAATTGGTGCCGCAACTACCGAATTGACCTGTTACAGCCTCTTCTTTTTGACATAAACATGCTGCCCTCCAGTACCCCAACATTATGGTGTGACAATATTGGGGCAACATATCTCACTGTCAACCTAGTGTTATATGCACGAACTAAGCACATTGAAGTGGATTATCACTTCGTTACACGTACTCACTAACCCTTTGCCAAGTTCTAGACATGCAAATCTTTGagcaaaattaataatttagcctATATCTAATTTGAATTTCAGGAGTACAAAGGAAATATGGTGATTTTCTTAATTTGTAACACTTATCCTAATCTATAACAAACTCATTTGCACATATCTTTCAATCTGTtgtaatcaaccttaatttgcaTCTCATCATTATCTTGTAATCATATATCAGCTAtttataacaataataatatcTAAATAAATAACAGTCTATAGAAAAAACAgaaggagaaaaagaaaaagaagaaaatgattgTTTGGACTCTAAGCGAAAGAATGCGAGTGAAAGTTGAAGGGAAAGGAAGGGATGCTGTTAGGAGAGTGAGGCAAATGGTGTAGCATTATGAAAGAGAAATGTTTGGTTTAAattgagtttttgaataaattaatcgaattaaattgaaaaataagatatttttaaaacgaataattaatattaaattaattaaaaaaataaaataaaaattaaattaaataatttcaacttaatttttcaattttaactatttttttcctatttttttaACCGAATTTTAATCTAGCTAAACCAAAATTTAACCGAAATTTGCCCGACCTACTTTGGGTCCCGCCGTCCTGGGACGATAGAATGGCAATTTTATAATTTCAGTGAAAGACAATGGCAGTTGTAACGTTGATTTTCTTCCCGCTGTAGACGACAGTATTTTATTGCCAACGCCTGACCAAACCACCACCCCCCACCTCCCCCCcccccaacaaaaaaaaaaaaaaaaaaaaagagatgtgGTTTTCGTGCATTTAACCATTTGCTCCAAACCCTCCACAACTCGCAGTTCACGCTAAAACCTCTCCACAACCACGACATACCTCTCTCTCCAGCACCCTACTGGCCTACCCCTCTCCCACTCTCTTCCGCTCGCTCTCCCTCCCTGTATATATCTCAAGCTCGAAAGCTCTCAACCGTTTAACCCACCTCCCTTCGATGGCTGCTGGATTATCCGCCGCGCCCGTCTTCAAGCCCTTCCTTTGTATCCATGCTTCCAATCTCTTCCCAAAGCCCATAACCACTTCACTTTTCTCAATTCCTTCTCCAACTCGATATCACAGTTTATTTCGTGTTGGTCGAAGGAAAACCAGCTTCGCTATCTGTTTTGTCCTCGAAGACTCAAAACAGAGTGTCCAGATCGAGAATCATAAACCAGAACGGTCCGAAGAAGTAAATTACCAGATCTTGACGCCTCGTGTGGCGGAGAGATTGTCTAGGAAGAGGTCTGAGAGGTTTACTTACTTGGTTGCTGCTGTGATGTCGAGTTTTGGGATTACTTCCATGGCTGTTATGGCTTGTTACTACAGGTTCTATTGGCAAATGGAGGTACTTTATAATATTCTTCTTTATCTCTAGTTTCACAATTATGTTTCCATGTAGATTTATTCTGAAATTGGATACTTTATGGCGTAGGGTGGAGAGGTGCCTTTGCTCGAAATGTTTGGCACATTTTCTCTCTCAGTGGGCGCTGCTGTAAGTACAGATTTCCaattttcttccttcttttctaTCCAATTTGGGTAGTTCTTGTTGTTTACGTTGAATCGAATTGGGTTTTTTGTTTCAGGTAGGGATGGAGTTTTGGGCAAGATGGGCTCATAGAGCTCTCTGGCATGCTTCCTTATGGCATATGCACGAGGTATGATAATTGATATGCTCCTCCCTGTTTCAAAATTCAATGGAACTGCAAGGAGTAATTAATAAAAGGAGAATTTAAAATTTTCGAGTATGAATCTTGGATCATATTAGAAACGGCAGGACAAGAACTTAATAAAATTTctcattttcttctctttctATTGCGTTTTCTTTGCAACCAAACAGAAAGGATTATTGAGAATTCTTTTCGATTGCAGTCTCACCATCGACCCAGAGAAGGTCCATTTGAGCTAAATGATGTATTTGCAATAACCAATGCAGTCCCAGCTATAGGACTTCTCTCCTATGGCTTCTTCAATAAAGGCCTCTTTCCTGGTCTTTGCTTTGGGGCAGTAAGTTTCAGTTTCTCTGTCCAGTATCTTTCTTGATCAGATTTTGCTCCTTGATTAACGGTTTAATCATTTAAAAATTAATGGTAAATGACAAAATTAATTtgtgactaaaatgcccttgaaAAATTCTCATAATGACTATTTGACTTGGAGCAGGGTCTTGGAATTACAGTGTTTGGGATG
Above is a genomic segment from Hevea brasiliensis isolate MT/VB/25A 57/8 chromosome 17, ASM3005281v1, whole genome shotgun sequence containing:
- the LOC110658181 gene encoding beta-carotene hydroxylase 2, chloroplastic, with protein sequence MAAGLSAAPVFKPFLCIHASNLFPKPITTSLFSIPSPTRYHSLFRVGRRKTSFAICFVLEDSKQSVQIENHKPERSEEVNYQILTPRVAERLSRKRSERFTYLVAAVMSSFGITSMAVMACYYRFYWQMEGGEVPLLEMFGTFSLSVGAAVGMEFWARWAHRALWHASLWHMHESHHRPREGPFELNDVFAITNAVPAIGLLSYGFFNKGLFPGLCFGAGLGITVFGMAYMFVHDGLVHKRFPVGPIANVPYFRKVAAAHQLHHSDKFNGVPYGLFLGPKEVEEVGGLEELEKQIKRIIK